ATTGATCATCGCATTCTTTCTGTGCCTGATGCTGTTGTCTGTGTTTCAATATACCACGCTCTATTTCAAGGGTGTGGTTGAAGGTGTTTTCAGTTCCAGCTTTTTTATCGCGGTTGCCCATCAAATGGGTTTTGCATCGTTAGTGGCCATAATACTGATATTTCCCTTTAATTTTTGGGAGAATCTAAGGCCACGCTATGGCTTTGTGCTTATTGTTGTGCTGCTTGTACTGTTGTTGATCGTAGAGGCCCTGTTGATTACCTACTACTGTACCGCATTGGTGCCCTTGGGTTCTGACCTTTTGGGCTATAGTATTGCCGATATCAAAGAGACCATCAGCAATTCGGGCGGTATATCGATAGTGCCTTTTGTAGGTCTGGCGGTCATTATAGCCACCTTTTTTGGCCTGTACAGACTTACCTCGAAGTACTACCACCATATCGGTAAAATGTACCCATTTACCATTGTTCTCTTTAGTCTTTTCGTCTCAACGCTTTTTTTGGACGGTAAACCCATAAACCAAAGCAAGACACAGTACCTGGCCATAAACCTTTATAAGACCTCAACAGAAGACACCTCGTACAAGGCAGATGTCGAATACCCTTTGATAAAATCGGGGCATACCAAGAACGTTTTGGGCGAATACTTTGAATTGAAAGAAGAAAAGCCCAATATCGTTATGGTAATTGTTGAAGGGCTGGGCCGCGATTTTATGGGCGAGGGTGCCGAGTTTGGCGGCTTTACACCCTTTTTGGATTCCCTATCCCAAAAGTCGCTCTATTGGGAGAACTGCCTGAGTACAACAGGGCGCACATTTGGTGTGCTTCCGGCCCTTACCGGCTCATTGCCTTTTGGCACGAGTGGGTTTATGGAACTCGAGAAATATCCGAACAAGCTCACCTTGTTCAGCATATTAAAGAACAATGGATATCTAACATCATTTTATCAAGGCACCAATAGCTCATTTGATAACGTAGACAGTTACCTGATAAGCGAGAACGTTGATCAGATAATCGATAAATCCAGTTTTGGCGAAGAATATGAAATGCAGGAAGAAAACAAGGGCTTCTCATGGGGGTATCCTGATAAGGAACTCTTTAAAAAGAGTATGCGTATGAACCGTGAGGAAGCGCAGCCAAGACTTGAAGTCTATATGACCATCAGCAACCATGAACCATTTATTCCTCCCCGTCAGGATTATTATGAGAAAAGAGTAGCGCAGTTATTGGAAAAGGCGCAGTTGGAGGGAGCTGTCAAGAGGGTCATTAAAAAGAACGACAACGTTTTTGCCACACTTTTATATACTGATGATGCGCTAAAATATTTCTTTGAGGAATACAAAAAACAACCCGGCTATGAGAATACGATTTTCATTGTAACGGGAGACCACAGGCTGATACCCATTCCACAGCGAAACAATCTGAGCCGTTTTCATGTGCCCTTGATGATTTATAGCCCGATGTTGAAGAACCCAAAGAAGATCAGCGCGATTTCTTCCCATTTTGATGTACCCCCCACGTTAATGGCCCTGCTCGAAGGTAAATACGAGCTCAAAATGCCCAAAAAAGTAGCATGGATGGGCGATGCACTCGATACAAATTCCAGCTTCAGGTCAATAAAAGACATTCCGCTCATGCGCAATAAAAACGAATTGAAGGAATATATCAGTGGTGAAAAGCTGTATTCTGATGGGGCGGTATATACCATTGACGAGAATATGGATCTGGGCAGTACATTTGGCGGTTCAGACCTCGAAAAAAAGCTACAGAACTTTAAATCGTTGAACGCCTATGTGACCACCAACGATAAGATAATACCTGATAGTCTGGCCATTTTCACCATCAAAAAAGAAAAATTTACCGATAGCGAAATGGTTTGGATCAACAGTCTTTACAACGGGTATAATTCTGACAAGTTCTTTTCGATTGCCCGAGACCTTGCCTTTGACAAAGAATATGACAAGGCGCTATTGTTGTGCCGCTATATACTCTCTGAAAGGCCAAGGCATATCGACACAAAGATTTTGATGGGGAGGGTCAATGCATGGCGTGGCAACCGCGATACCGCCATTGAGATATTGCAAGAATGCATTAAGATAAACCCTGATTACATCGACTCTTATTCTGCTTTGTTCGATGTCTACTTCTGGGATGGCAGACATCATGAAGCCCTTGAACTCATAGAACTTGTGCAGCGAAACAGTTCGAGTGCCGATGTCATTGCCGATAAAATAGCACGTGCCAAGCGAGAGGCAAGAAAGGCAGGGATTTCACTTGTGAACAAATCTGAACGCCCAAAAGGCAAAGATGTCGTGGCATCACTAAAGCAATGAGGTTGAGCAAAACAATATATACTTGTATTCTTGGTATGGCCTGTTTTTACGGATGGGGCCAGGAGCTGGCCTACAATGGCCCCAAAAAACCGGATGTTGCCCAAGCGCATCAGATGGCTTTTGAGGGCGACCACATCTCTGCAAAAGACCTTCTGCTGAAAATATTGTCCAAGACCCCCGATGACATACAGGCCCGTTCGCTATTGGCCAACACCTATAGCTGGAGCGGAAAGTACGATGAGGCAAGAAAGCACTTCAACAAAATAACATCCGAAGAGAGAACCGATAGGGATGTTTGGATTTCGGCCATCAAGAACGAGCTGTATGCAAAAGAAGATGCCACGGCCCTGGGGCTTGCCAATAAGGCCCTATCTTACTTAAAAGATGATAATGAAATCGAACGTTTGAAAAACTTGGCCTTAGAGCGAATAACGAACAAGAAGTACCCTGAGAAAGGATGGCACAACCAAGGCCCCGATATTACCAACGCCAAAGCTGATTCACTGAAGAAAGACAAGAAGAACACCCTTGAGAATGGCAAAGAAACCGGTAGAGCCACTACCGATGCCGAAGGCAGGTCAGAAGCATCGGCCGATACAGAAGAATTTCAGAACAGAATAGGCATCAACAATTCATTTACCGTTTTCAGCGAGCGATTTGACCCCCAGGTCTTCTCCAGTATTTCTTTTAGACGAAAGACCTTGGCCGGAAGCATTATTCCAAAGATCAACTACAGCAATCGTTTGGGCAAGCATGGTGTTCAGTATGATATTGACTTTTATCCGAAGTTTTCGAAACGTTTCTACGCCTATCTAAACTATGGCCATTCGAATGCAGACATCTACCCCAGGCATAAAATGGGGGGCGATCTGTATGTAAACCTGCCCGGCGCTTTTGAGTTTTCTGCCGGTGGGCGCTACATTATCACCAATACCCGAGAGGTCAAGGCCATTACCAACTCTTTGGGCCACTACCGGGGCAACTACTATTTTTCACTGCGTTCGTTTATAACCCCAAGGCCTGATGGCCTTACACGCGTTTCGGGCAATCTATTGGTACGCAAGTACCTTAAGGATGCCGAGAATTTTTTAGGTGTAAACGTAGGAATGGGCGTGTCACCCGAACTTCGCCAAATCATAGCAGACGATCAGTTGCTGGCAGAGACCCTGTTTTTTATTGAATCACAGCGTTTGAACCTTGAATACCAGTTCACTGGAAAGAACGGCCCGAATATCTACCGGGCGCGGTTAGGGGTTCGCAGGCAAGAACTGGCCTCCGATTTGGGCAACTTCTTTTGGGGCGTTACCGCGGGGTTGGTCTATCAGGTGAAGTTTTAAGACCGATTGGTTGATTACTTTGATGCCCGGTCTTTTGGTCGATCAAAAACCCATTTGTCGGCGTACATGCCATAAACCAGTCCGAGTTCATTTTCATAGACATATCGTTCATCCTTGCCGGGGTCAAAGTTTACATTGTAGACATATACCTTTATGCCGGCATCCCTTAGTTGTAACATCAACTTCTTTTCCCGTTCAATAATACGTCTTGAAACGGCAGCGTACTGAACGTTGTTCACGGCCAAGAAGTTTAGTTTGTCGCCTTTCAATTTCAACAGTGGTCGTTGTGATATCATGGCCTTGATACCATTTTTGGTGGCTATTTCGATTGCCATGGGGCTAAAGAGCTCCATGATCAAACGATCTTTATCCACAAACTTCTCTGCAAAGGCAATCGGGTCACTCAACTTGTCCGTTACCAAAATAGCATCAGGATGGGCGGCAAACCAATCATTGATACCCTGCATATCCAAAGTGGTGTAATCACCATAAATTGTATGCTTTTTGAATTCCTCTAGGCTAGGGGGTAAAGACCCTTTGTATTCGGTAAAACGCGACCACATGTTCCAGTCGTGTGCGGCCACCAACTTTCCATCGGATGTTTTTATAATGTCCAGCTCAAAAAGACGGAACCCCTTGGCATAGTTTTGATCCAAGGCCTCTTTTGTATTGGTATAGGCATGGCCGTTTACCTCGCCTCCGGCATGGGCTATGTAGCGGTCTGCACTGGGCTCGAATTCATATGTTTCCTTCGGAAAGTAGATTCTGTCGTCTTGTATGTTTTTAGGAATGTCAACTGTAACGCTCGCCCCAATGTCATCAACCCATTCATGGACATCTTGGCCAAGATTGTGCATAACATAGGCTTGCCGGCCTTTTAAGACACTTAGTTTTGTGAGTCCCAGTTTTGTTAGATCCTTTGATTGGCCGAATGTTCCTTTTGTGGCCGAATCGTGAACCAAGATGGCAAAATAGGCGCCATTACCATGAAGTTGGCCAAGTACATCGAGTGCCTGTGCTTGTTCTTCTACACTGCCATAGGTATCAAATGTCCGGAATTCATAGGTAACAGGTGAATTGAAATGTATGATGGTCAGTCCTCTTTGTACGGTCTCTTTTTGGCCTGCAATGGTAAAATCACTCCTTTTTTTTGCATTGAAACCATAACTGTTCAGCGTAGCCGAGACTACCTCGGTATTTTTGGCATTTTCTTTTTGTGCAAACGTTGTTGCCGGGCATACCATTATAAAACCCGTAAGAAGTAAGGCCACAGCCCTTAGAAAAGAGGATCGGGGTAGGGTATTCATAGTTTTATGATCTGTAAAACGGCCTCTAAGCCGTGGATATCCATTATGGATAGAACGCTATTACCTATGCGTTATTGCTGAAAAACCTGGGGAAAGAACCGTTTAATCGAATTAATGGGAAGATGGTCGAGGGGCATTTGTTACCGGCTACAGCGCAAATGCTAACATACTGGGGCCATTTCTACATTTTTAGACATTTTACAACAGAAAAATGATGCTTCACCACATTTTGTTGCCCTGCCATACGGTTTGCTCTAAGTTTAGCGTTGTAATAGCAGTACCGAATTTTAAATTGACCTACAATGTTATACGATACCTACGGTGAGGAGTACCTCGCTTTTCTTCAAGAACTGAACGAAATTTTGAGCATTAACGAATTGGCCGAATTAGACTACCTATAGTCTAACCAACTCTGTGTAAAAATTCTCAAATCATGGAAAATCAACAGAACGAAAACGCCGCTTACCAGACCTTTATCAAAGACTTGAACGATATTTTGATGGGCTATAACATAGCCAAGTTGAACTGATTTAAGCGATAACAAACCGCTTTCGCAACTTGGGTCTTAGCCCAAATAGGTCTTCAATATTTTGCTTTTCGAGTTGTGCCGCAACTTTCGAATGGCTTTTTCCCTTATTTGTCTGACGCGCTCCCTGGTCAGGTCAAAGGTACTTCCAATTTCTTCAAGGGTCATCGACTGTTGGTCCCCGATTCCGTAGTAAAGCCTTACCACATCTGCCTCGCGAGGCGACAATGTATCCAACGCCCTATTGATTTCAGTGTTCAACGACTGGTGCATCAGATCTTTGTCAGGTCTGGGCGACTCGCTGGTATTCAACACATCGTACAGGTTCGAGGTCTCACCTTCCTTTAAGGGCGCATCCATCGAAACATGCCTTCCTGCATTTTTGATGGACTGTTTTACCTCGGTAACGGTCATGTCAAGCTCTTTGGCGATTTCTTCTGCAGAGGGCGGTCTTTCGTGTGCCTGCTCCAAATAAGAAAAGGTCTTTTTGATTTTATTGATGGAGCCGATCTTGTTCAAGGGCAGCCGTACCACCCGCGATTGTTCGGCCAAAGCCTGCAAGATGGATTGGCGGATCCACCAAACGGCGTAAGAGATAAACTTAAATCCCCGTGTCTCGTCAAAACGTTTTGCCGCTTTTACCAACCCCACGTTGCCCTCATTGATCAAATCGGGCAGTTTTAGGCCTTGGTTTTGGTATTGTTTGGCCACCGAGACCACAAATCGTAGGTTGGCATTGGTCAATTTTTCGAGGGCTTTTTGGTCGCCGGCCTTGATTCTGCGCGCCAGCTCAACTTCTTCGTCGGCGGTGATCAAGTCTATTTTACTGATGTCTTGTAGGTATTTGTCTAGTGATTTTGATTCGCGGTTTGTAACCTGCTTGATAATTTTAAGTTGCCTCATTCTTTTTTATAGGATTGGATTTGTGTGTTGTACAAGAACTCATTATACATTTTTAAGTGCGAATTTCCAAATGACAGCAGTTATTCTTATCAAAAATTTATAAGCAAGACGACTCATGCGCCCAAAATCCAAAAAATGGGGATAACTTGTTGATAGTATTTTTCGCAAAACCGGAAGTCGATTTTTCACAAGGCATAAAAACAGCTAATTTTGTAAGGTTTGATGCTAATGAAAAGAATTATCCCTGATTTGGAGTTCGAAAAAGAAATCTCAAGAAAAACTTTATACGATTACCAGCTAGAAGACCTTGGCAAGATCTTCAAGGCTTTGAAAGAAATGCCCGAGGGCAGCAACCTGTTGTACCAGTTGCCAACGGGTGGCGGCAAAACGGTAGTTTTTTCTGAGATTACCCGTCGGTACATCGAACAGACCAAAAAGAAGGTGGTTATCTTGACCCACCGGATCGAGCTGAGCAGGCAGACTTCTAAGATGCTCACCGGCTTTGGGGTGGCCAATAAGGTCATCAACAGTGAGGTCAAAGAATGGGACGACCAAGATGAGTACAGCTGTTTTGTGGCCATGGTCGAGACCCTGAACAACCGCCTGCAAGAAGAAAAGGTGAGCATCAACAACATCGGGTTGGTCATTATCGACGAGGCCCACTACAACTCGTTCAGAAAGTTGTTCAAGTATTTCGAAGAGGCCAATATATTGGGCGTTACGGCCACACCTTTGAGTTCGAACATCAAATTGCCCATGAAAGACCATTACCAGAAGTTGATCGTGGGCCGGTCGATCAAGTGGTTGATAGAAAACGAGTTCTTGGCCAAGGCCAAACTGCATACCTACGATGTAACGCTGCGGTCTTTGAAATTGGGAATCCACGGCGATTATACGGTAAAATCGAGCGATGAGTTCTATGGGGCACAAAGTATGCTGGGCAAACTACTGTCGGCCTATGAAGAGATTGCCAAAGGAACCAAAACCTTGATTTTCAACAACGGTATCAATACCTCCCTGTATGTATACCAGACCTTTAAAAAGGCGGGCTACAATATTCGCCATTTAGACAACCGCAGTTCGACAGCCGAGCGACAAGAAATTTTGGAGTGGTTCTCGAACACCCCCGATGCCATTGTTACCTCGGTCAGTATTTTGACCACCGGTTTCGATGAACCTACGGTCGAGACCATTATCCTTAACCGAGCCACACGCTCGTTGACCCTTTATTTTCAGATGATCGGCCGGGGTTCGCGCATCATACCCGGCAAAAACGAGTTCAACGTTATCGATCTAGGAAACAACATTGCCCGTTTCGGGCCTTGGGATGAACCCATTGATTGGCAGGAAATTTTCCACTTCCCCGATTTCTATTTGGAGAACATCAAGAATGACGAGGACATCGAGCGGGAATTTGTCTATGAGATGCCCGCTGAGCTTCGTGCCAAGTTCAGTAAGTCAAAGAACATTGATTTTGATGTGAAGGAAGAATATAAAAAGGTCTTTGCCCAAGGCCTCAAATCAAAATTGGTGTTGGAGCGCAGCATCGAGCAGCACGCGCAGATATGCGTCGAGAACAGTGAGGATGTCTTCGATGCCCGTATGTTGGCCAAAGAGCTGAAAGATGAGATTGCCTACCGTGTACGCCAGTATTCGTACTGCATCATGAACAATACCAAGAACTACAAAGAATGGCTCGAAGAAGACTATGAGCGCAAGCTCCGTTCCAGCATTTCGAAAAAGTTTGCCGAGATGATGTGATATCTAGATGTGGGACCGCTTCGCTGTTAGCTATTGGATACTAGATATAATGTTTGTCAGTAATGTATTTATTTGGAATTTGATTTTTGGATATGTCAAAAATCCTGATCATCGGCCATAACTGGCCCGAACCCTCGACCACCGCGGCAGGGCATCGGATGCTTCAACTTTTAAAAGCGTTCAGCGAAAGGGATTGCCAAATTTTTTTCGGCACCACAGCTGCCAAAACGGAGTTTTCCATTGATTTGTCCGCTCTCGGTGTCCAAGAGGCCCATATCAAGCTCAACGATTCCAGTTTTGATGATTGGGTGGGCAAGCTGCGGCCCGATGTGGTCATTTTCGACCGTTTTATGGTAGAAGAGCAGTTTGGGTGGCGTGTGGCCGAAAACGCACCGAATGCCCTTCAGATACTGAATACCGAAGATTTGCATTCGCTACGTCATTACCGGGAAACGGCCGTAAAACACGAGAAAGACTTTGCGGTGGCCGACTGGCTCGCCACCGACAGGGCCAAACGCGAAATGGCCAGTGTTTTTCGCTCAGACCTGACCTTGGTCGTCAGTATGGTTGAGGCCCAATTTTTGGTCGAAAGGGTAGGGGTGCCCCAAACCCATGTCTTGCACCTGCCCTTTATGCTGCCTCCGTTGACAGAAAATGAAACGGCCAATTGGCCATCTTTTAAAGAACGGAGCGGGTTTGTCTGCTTTGGCAATGGCAAACATGCCCCGAATGTAGATTCCATCGTACAACTGAAAACCAAGATTTGCCCCCAGATTAGAGAGCAGTTGCCAAAAGCCACACTATCCGTATATGGGGCCTATCTACCCCAACACATTCAACAATTTCATGAAGAAACCCAAGGCTTTTTGGTCAAAGGCTGGGTAGCGGATTTGGATGGCGTATTGAAAAAGGCCCGTATCAATTTGGCGCCCTTACGGTTCGGGGCGGGCATCAAGGGCAAACTGGTCGATGCCATGCGCAACGGGCTCCCCAGCATCACCACGCCCATCGGGGTCGAGGGCATGCACGCTAATTTGCCATGGGCAGGGCATGTGGCGACAGACGACAACGATTTTATCAACGCGGCCGTACAGTATTATCAAAACCCCGAACAGTGGCAGCTGGCCCAACAAAAGGGAATCAACATCATCAACCAGGTGTATGGTCACGAAAAACTAAAGGGGCGCCTTTTTGCAAAAATCGATGGTATAACAGCTGACTTGAACACCCACCGAGCGCAAAACTTTATCGGGCAAATGTTGCAACACCAATCGCTCGCGGCCACGAAGTTTATGGGCAAATGGATTGAGGAAAAGCATAAAAAAACTTAACCGTAGGCACGGTCGGCCGCTCGCAACTGTTCAAAATTCGTGGCTCCCAATTGTACCATATTGTTCTGTAGGGCATCCACCAAAATGTTGGCGACATGGTCACCCCCGTATTGGCCCAATGCCGCCACACCCCAAATAAAAGGCCTGCCCACCAACACAAAATCGGCACCCAGGTATAGTGCCCGCATTACATCCAGACCTGAGCGGACCCCGCTGTCAAAAAGTATGGGCACCCTGCCGTTTACTTGGTCTACGATGGCGGGGAGGGCCTCGATGGCAGATAGGGCTCCGTTGAACTGTCGCGCCCCGTGGTTTGACACATAAATACCGTCCATTCCAATATCGATGCACTTTTGGGCATCTTGTGGGTGTAAGATACCTTTTATAACCACGGGGCCGCCCCATGCCTTTTTTAGCTCTTCGCAGTAGTTCCAATCCAACGTACCGCCCAATCGGTTGCCCACAAAACCGCTCATAAATTTCATGTCGCTATTGTTCACGTAGTGCTCCACGGTACGCAAACGGGGCAGTCCACGTCGCAAGGTGTGGTAGCTCCAGACCGGGTGGGTCAGTCCCTGCCAAATGAGTTTGGGGGTGATTTTCGGGGGAATCGCCAGTCCCGCCCTTTTGCTGCGCTCGCGCCTACTGGCCATGGGCACATCGGCCGTGACCACCAAGGTATGGAAGCCGGCATCTTTGGCACGCTGCAAAAGCGAGTCGCGCACGGCACGGTCTTTTGGCGGATAGAGTTGAAACCAACCCATGTCACCTACAAGCGGCCCTATGGTTTCGGGGGTCTCTGTGGCCACGGTGCTCAAACAATAAGGTAGCTGCAAACGGTTGGCGGTGGCCGCCAAATACTGTTCGGCTTTGGGCCAAAGCAGCCCCGTTAACCCTATGGGGGCCATACCGATTGGGGCCTTATAGGTTTTGCCAAAAAGGGTGGTCTCGGTGTTTGCTTCTATCGGCCCTTTGCAAAAGCGGGGCAAAAACCGGATGTTCTGAAAAGCGGTTCGGTTATGTTGCAAAAGAGCTTCGTCTCCCGTACCGGAATCTAAGTACTCCCAGGCGACCCTAGGTACCCTTTTTTTGGCTTTTTGTGCTAGGTCTTCGATACGGGGATATTGCTTGGCAAACCGCTCCAATTGCTTTTCGTAGGACATGGAATGAAAATACAAGAAAAATGGAAGAAACGCTTACGAGAGGGTGGCGTTACCTTAGCTATTTAAAACCCAGTAGGCTGTTTTTGATATTTTTAAGCGTGCTAAGCAATATCTACAGTGTTCTCAGCTGACTTTTTAGTTTGTTTGTCAATTGGCGCTGCAGAACGGCACACTCACTGCAATTATTAGGTTAAGAGTTGGCTTGTGTGAATTGTAGGTGTGTGTTTCTTTAGTATCTGCTTATTCAGTTAGATTTATTATTTCATTCTTCTTATAAAGATTTGGCAGAAATCCCGATTTGATTCTGAATTGGCTTCTCTTTTTAATCTTTGGTTTGTCTGATATATTTTCCAATTTAATTCCTGGGTCATAGTAAATATTCCCATTTGCCATTTGTCCAAGGAAAAGTTGAAAATCTGTTCCTGTTCCCAATATTACGTTGTTCCCATACTTGTATTTTCTATCTCCTTTTGTGTCTGATAATGATGGCACATAGCAGGCCTTGTCGTGCTTTCTATTCCAATGCAACAACATTGAAGAAAAACTCCAAGAAGCTGTTTCGTTGTCTTTTTGGTCAACCAATGCTATTCGTCCATTTGTATTTCTGATTTTACCAGATTCTTGGTCAAATCCGATAAGTTTCATTTCCAATTTAGTAGTTGGGTGGATTTCTCCGGCTTTATGAACGCCACCAAAGTTCATTCGGTCAGGTCTACCAAGTTTATCAGGATAGCCATAAGTTTTAATGAAATATTCCGTTCCTTTCGTTTTGTAAAGTCCATCAGTCGGTTCAGGTGTCATTAGGGTAATTACAGAGGAATTGATATTTTCAAATTTCTTAACTCCAAACTGTTTTATTTCCCAACCCATAAAATCAGGCTCTGAATATCCATTCGGTGTAACGCCCAATTCTGCTTCAAGAGTGTAACCACCACAATTTGAAGCTCGGCAAGGTAGAATGTTCCCATTAGAATCTAAACGTTTTGAATCTATCCAACCTTGGTTATGAATTCTAGTGAGCTCTTGAAGTAAAACAGAACGATTATTTGCTGTTTGAG
This portion of the Flagellimonas lutaonensis genome encodes:
- a CDS encoding glycerophosphodiester phosphodiesterase family protein, which codes for MNTLPRSSFLRAVALLLTGFIMVCPATTFAQKENAKNTEVVSATLNSYGFNAKKRSDFTIAGQKETVQRGLTIIHFNSPVTYEFRTFDTYGSVEEQAQALDVLGQLHGNGAYFAILVHDSATKGTFGQSKDLTKLGLTKLSVLKGRQAYVMHNLGQDVHEWVDDIGASVTVDIPKNIQDDRIYFPKETYEFEPSADRYIAHAGGEVNGHAYTNTKEALDQNYAKGFRLFELDIIKTSDGKLVAAHDWNMWSRFTEYKGSLPPSLEEFKKHTIYGDYTTLDMQGINDWFAAHPDAILVTDKLSDPIAFAEKFVDKDRLIMELFSPMAIEIATKNGIKAMISQRPLLKLKGDKLNFLAVNNVQYAAVSRRIIEREKKLMLQLRDAGIKVYVYNVNFDPGKDERYVYENELGLVYGMYADKWVFDRPKDRASK
- a CDS encoding alpha-hydroxy acid oxidase → MSYEKQLERFAKQYPRIEDLAQKAKKRVPRVAWEYLDSGTGDEALLQHNRTAFQNIRFLPRFCKGPIEANTETTLFGKTYKAPIGMAPIGLTGLLWPKAEQYLAATANRLQLPYCLSTVATETPETIGPLVGDMGWFQLYPPKDRAVRDSLLQRAKDAGFHTLVVTADVPMASRRERSKRAGLAIPPKITPKLIWQGLTHPVWSYHTLRRGLPRLRTVEHYVNNSDMKFMSGFVGNRLGGTLDWNYCEELKKAWGGPVVIKGILHPQDAQKCIDIGMDGIYVSNHGARQFNGALSAIEALPAIVDQVNGRVPILFDSGVRSGLDVMRALYLGADFVLVGRPFIWGVAALGQYGGDHVANILVDALQNNMVQLGATNFEQLRAADRAYG
- a CDS encoding MvaI/BcnI family restriction endonuclease; its protein translation is MNLQNLKSLFINNGCDEIYVKKLAPNDNSKNQVYFGGNFEILNVLPISDITTVEAGDWRRERFKASLNFAWVTDEGNLSPANHAQLILYPKYPEVRFSGFLKGSRNAPSELMTQRLADRLLFMAVSKTGTVLGYVSHPNSQIANEFNQEKNLGEHGIFSIIELPQTANNRSVLLQELTRIHNQGWIDSKRLDSNGNILPCRASNCGGYTLEAELGVTPNGYSEPDFMGWEIKQFGVKKFENINSSVITLMTPEPTDGLYKTKGTEYFIKTYGYPDKLGRPDRMNFGGVHKAGEIHPTTKLEMKLIGFDQESGKIRNTNGRIALVDQKDNETASWSFSSMLLHWNRKHDKACYVPSLSDTKGDRKYKYGNNVILGTGTDFQLFLGQMANGNIYYDPGIKLENISDKPKIKKRSQFRIKSGFLPNLYKKNEIINLTE
- a CDS encoding YaiO family outer membrane beta-barrel protein encodes the protein MSKTIYTCILGMACFYGWGQELAYNGPKKPDVAQAHQMAFEGDHISAKDLLLKILSKTPDDIQARSLLANTYSWSGKYDEARKHFNKITSEERTDRDVWISAIKNELYAKEDATALGLANKALSYLKDDNEIERLKNLALERITNKKYPEKGWHNQGPDITNAKADSLKKDKKNTLENGKETGRATTDAEGRSEASADTEEFQNRIGINNSFTVFSERFDPQVFSSISFRRKTLAGSIIPKINYSNRLGKHGVQYDIDFYPKFSKRFYAYLNYGHSNADIYPRHKMGGDLYVNLPGAFEFSAGGRYIITNTREVKAITNSLGHYRGNYYFSLRSFITPRPDGLTRVSGNLLVRKYLKDAENFLGVNVGMGVSPELRQIIADDQLLAETLFFIESQRLNLEYQFTGKNGPNIYRARLGVRRQELASDLGNFFWGVTAGLVYQVKF
- a CDS encoding sigma-70 family RNA polymerase sigma factor, with the protein product MRQLKIIKQVTNRESKSLDKYLQDISKIDLITADEEVELARRIKAGDQKALEKLTNANLRFVVSVAKQYQNQGLKLPDLINEGNVGLVKAAKRFDETRGFKFISYAVWWIRQSILQALAEQSRVVRLPLNKIGSINKIKKTFSYLEQAHERPPSAEEIAKELDMTVTEVKQSIKNAGRHVSMDAPLKEGETSNLYDVLNTSESPRPDKDLMHQSLNTEINRALDTLSPREADVVRLYYGIGDQQSMTLEEIGSTFDLTRERVRQIREKAIRKLRHNSKSKILKTYLG
- a CDS encoding glycosyltransferase, with amino-acid sequence MSKILIIGHNWPEPSTTAAGHRMLQLLKAFSERDCQIFFGTTAAKTEFSIDLSALGVQEAHIKLNDSSFDDWVGKLRPDVVIFDRFMVEEQFGWRVAENAPNALQILNTEDLHSLRHYRETAVKHEKDFAVADWLATDRAKREMASVFRSDLTLVVSMVEAQFLVERVGVPQTHVLHLPFMLPPLTENETANWPSFKERSGFVCFGNGKHAPNVDSIVQLKTKICPQIREQLPKATLSVYGAYLPQHIQQFHEETQGFLVKGWVADLDGVLKKARINLAPLRFGAGIKGKLVDAMRNGLPSITTPIGVEGMHANLPWAGHVATDDNDFINAAVQYYQNPEQWQLAQQKGINIINQVYGHEKLKGRLFAKIDGITADLNTHRAQNFIGQMLQHQSLAATKFMGKWIEEKHKKT
- a CDS encoding LTA synthase family protein encodes the protein MNTSQRDRYSLMHYTRLIIAFFLCLMLLSVFQYTTLYFKGVVEGVFSSSFFIAVAHQMGFASLVAIILIFPFNFWENLRPRYGFVLIVVLLVLLLIVEALLITYYCTALVPLGSDLLGYSIADIKETISNSGGISIVPFVGLAVIIATFFGLYRLTSKYYHHIGKMYPFTIVLFSLFVSTLFLDGKPINQSKTQYLAINLYKTSTEDTSYKADVEYPLIKSGHTKNVLGEYFELKEEKPNIVMVIVEGLGRDFMGEGAEFGGFTPFLDSLSQKSLYWENCLSTTGRTFGVLPALTGSLPFGTSGFMELEKYPNKLTLFSILKNNGYLTSFYQGTNSSFDNVDSYLISENVDQIIDKSSFGEEYEMQEENKGFSWGYPDKELFKKSMRMNREEAQPRLEVYMTISNHEPFIPPRQDYYEKRVAQLLEKAQLEGAVKRVIKKNDNVFATLLYTDDALKYFFEEYKKQPGYENTIFIVTGDHRLIPIPQRNNLSRFHVPLMIYSPMLKNPKKISAISSHFDVPPTLMALLEGKYELKMPKKVAWMGDALDTNSSFRSIKDIPLMRNKNELKEYISGEKLYSDGAVYTIDENMDLGSTFGGSDLEKKLQNFKSLNAYVTTNDKIIPDSLAIFTIKKEKFTDSEMVWINSLYNGYNSDKFFSIARDLAFDKEYDKALLLCRYILSERPRHIDTKILMGRVNAWRGNRDTAIEILQECIKINPDYIDSYSALFDVYFWDGRHHEALELIELVQRNSSSADVIADKIARAKREARKAGISLVNKSERPKGKDVVASLKQ
- a CDS encoding DEAD/DEAH box helicase, with amino-acid sequence MKRIIPDLEFEKEISRKTLYDYQLEDLGKIFKALKEMPEGSNLLYQLPTGGGKTVVFSEITRRYIEQTKKKVVILTHRIELSRQTSKMLTGFGVANKVINSEVKEWDDQDEYSCFVAMVETLNNRLQEEKVSINNIGLVIIDEAHYNSFRKLFKYFEEANILGVTATPLSSNIKLPMKDHYQKLIVGRSIKWLIENEFLAKAKLHTYDVTLRSLKLGIHGDYTVKSSDEFYGAQSMLGKLLSAYEEIAKGTKTLIFNNGINTSLYVYQTFKKAGYNIRHLDNRSSTAERQEILEWFSNTPDAIVTSVSILTTGFDEPTVETIILNRATRSLTLYFQMIGRGSRIIPGKNEFNVIDLGNNIARFGPWDEPIDWQEIFHFPDFYLENIKNDEDIEREFVYEMPAELRAKFSKSKNIDFDVKEEYKKVFAQGLKSKLVLERSIEQHAQICVENSEDVFDARMLAKELKDEIAYRVRQYSYCIMNNTKNYKEWLEEDYERKLRSSISKKFAEMM